taaaaaccttactttattttaaaatattgtatttagGAAGTGCGAAAGTTTCTGAATGCCAAAGTTTACCAAATTGTAcagttttttagttaaataaaattcacaaaTGCTTAATTTACCaaaatttcttcaaaaggtgctcattttttttttaattatttttttatcatcatgcATGTGGCATTATGGTACCAAGAAACGTTATGATTTTGAGGTGCACAGTATGGTTTCGATGGCATGGATACCTGGGCTTGGTCCCAGTTTAGGACTCGTTCGTGTCCCTGGAATCGGACTCGTTTACTCTGAACTAGCAAGAAGAGTGCCCCACCTTTTTTCCCATTTTATCACAAACCTTCCTGCCATCCATTCAATAGTTGTTTTTGTCTGTGTGAAGTACCTTCCCGTCCACGCAGTTCCTGAAGGAGAGTGATTCCTTGTAAAGCTGATTGGACCCATGAATTTCCGTATGTTCCGTTGTGTTGTAAGAAAACGCTTTGACAGTCTTTCCACATTCGTCCGGCTTGAGTCCAGGATGGATGGGGGTTCAGACTCAGATGACTACAGTATATATGACCAGGAAACTGAGCTGCAGAGTGATGTTCTTCTGAATCAAACTGGCAACTCAGTGCCATTGAACGTGGATGGAACAATTTCACCAGGAGATTCAATCAGGTCTATTAATGGCCATCTGCATAGTAACAGGGTCATCGCATCGTCTGGTCTTCTAAGCAGCCCATCTGAGATAAATGAGTTAGAATTTATGGGTGTCTGTAGAGACGCAGGTGGTGGTGTTCACATACTGGGGAATACAGAGGTTCTGGCACGCAGGGATTCAAAGTTCTATAAGCAAACAGCTgttgattatataaatatatgcttTTCTTAGGAAGATATGCAGACAGAACAGTGCAGCTCTAAATGTTCCTCATGAAAGTCTCTTAAATGTATGACAAAGAAGAGTGCATCGTGTTTACTGCATATAAATGGACTAGTTTTCTTAGAACATAACTGTGTAGCAATTTTGTTCTTTCCTGACAGGGGACTGATATGAAAGTGACCATCGACATAACAGACGTGAATCGCTAGCTTCCAAAGATCAACTCTCCCTTTCGTCATTTCATgatggattttgatttttggcAAAACTATCAAAAGCTAATAGAAGAACAAAACCTAGGGTTTTGTTGATTACTAATCTGGTAGTGTTTGTCTTCCTTCACAAtgaccctctctctctctctctctaacagcTAAGGCCCTAATTCTTGACTGGAGGGGACACTAACGACCCCTGCCCTTCCATCACTTGGATATGCTTTCTTTATTTTGACCATGAAAATCCAGCAACGCATGTTTAATGTGGGAAATCAAAACACTGTTAATCTTTGAAAGGGCATTGGGGCAAACACATACAGTTGACTTTCATTAGCATTAGCAAGTGTCCTGCTGACCATACACAGAGTTTTCGTATGATCAACCAGTTCCAAGAGGTAAACTCTGCAACCAGCTACTGTGAgggatttattttgtttggtgaataaacttgatttttcatgTCATAAAGGGTCTTTAAGATGCAAATAAGCACTGGATCAAGCACTCAACAAGGGGGACTACTACCAATCCATACGAATGATGGAGCAAATATTTAAGAAAGCTTTGATTTTCTAAGCCATCAAGTGAGAAGGGTTCGAGACTAATGAAGAGACGCTAAAAAGAACTTCACAAGTAATGCTGCTCTGACAAGAGTGATACACCTGTCTTCCAGCTATCTTTTAGCCTTTTAGGGAAAAGAAGACAGCTGCTATATCAATAGTCACGTTGAACCCGAGAAGCACAAAGTTAAAGTACAGCGGCTTTGCTGGGGAATAAGATGGTGTTTGGCAATGCTTACGCGGTTGCGGTTGGTTAAAAAGCAGTAAAACACCCGTTTGGTTAACCACAAACCACAGTTTAATTTGACGTGGATCCCATTAAAAATCACGTTACAATtgaaaaaagtgaaaagcaGAATGAATTTGCTTTTCATGCGTCTGTACTCTCTCTCATCACCGACAATTTACATTTGCTTTTTCTAATTTGCAATTACTTCCCAACTTCTCTCTGTCGTCCCTCATCAATTTTCCTGTCCCTCATCAATTTGCAAACCATTTTCCAACGGTTACAAACCCACATCACAGATCAATGTTTTGACGAGCTAAAACCTCCAAAACTTTCCCCAAACTTCGGTTCCTTACCTAATTTACCTTCGGTTCCTTACCTCTCTCTCACTACCAAACTTTCCCCTGTAAACAACCTCCAAAACGGTTGCAGATCTGACCAGCTAAAAACCCAAATTTCCTTCCCCAAACtatttctcctctctcttctcctgCTAACCCCGTTTCTATTTTTCCCCAACACCAACGCCAGAACACTTCTTCCCCTCTGTCCATCAAACACAAACCGTCACTCGATTGTCCCTCCATTGTTACAATTgcagaaaaaaaaccaagagataCCAGTTAATGTGCGTTCCCCTTGTCAATTTTTGTTTAACGTGTGTCTCAAAATCTAACGGGTTTCTATTGTTTTTGATTTTGCAGAACACAGCTGCTACACCGTTTTGGGTTTGCAAAAGACAGAGACTGAGGTAAGTTCCTCCCTAATCTCCATCTTCATTTTCAGATTTTTAGATGAAGTATTTATTAATGTTTGTGCTGCTGCATGCTTGAttccaaaaattttttttgtaaatcttTATAAACCACCGTTCACCTTCTCCAAAAACCCCCTCTATCTTCCCCTTTTCTGATTTTTGCATTGCTTTAACaattccttgaatttttttttttgaatctggagaggcaaatgacaaatcttttgaattgttgaatgcTCAGACTCTTATTTGGGTTTGTGTTCTTATGATTAGATTCTTGAATAGGAAGATCTGATGCTCTCGGCTTTTGTCTTCAAGTCTCGGCttcaatgggttttttttaattactggcAGCCAATGTGACAATactattttcatggtttttttttcaatttggagaGGCAAATGATGaatcttttgaattgttgaatgcTCTGCCTCTTATTTGGGTCTCGGTTCTTATGATTTgctttcatgggttttttttattactgtgCTGGCAGCCAAGGATGACAATACTATATTTTCCCTTGAAAGCATCTCTATGGATCTGCCTAACTGTTGAAATGCATGAAGTAGGACAGTCTGAGGCTTgaatgattttagtttttttttgtttttcaagattttgttttctatagcatgatgagaaaacataaaaaataacagtgttattttgtttttcaagattttgcTTTCAgctgttttttgtatttcctaTGCTGCtgtaggtttgtttttttttaatttgtttgttggaTGGATGATCGCTGCATTGTAGATGAAAACAGCTGCATTCATGGGTTTAGTGCGTAGATGTAATGGATTTTGTGATTCTGGTCTTTTATAAACTGAGATGAGAATGGCTAAGTTCCTGCAGTATCTGGTCTTGGTACTGTCGGGAGTTAGCAATGCTTTGCTTGTTTACTAGAGCTCTAACTGATGTCTATGAAATCTCGAAGAATAAAATTCAGTAAATGATAATGGGTGTCCCAGGAGTTGTTTGCTGATAAAGGCTATTAGTTTCCAGTTCTGTTACTAGTCTAAAGGAACTGCAAAGAGTTTTTGCTGGAATTACTTGATGCTCACAGTTTCTTGTTTGGTATTTGCAGCTTCAATTTATCCGGCATGTCTCAGGCAACTACAGTTTGAAAAAGAAGCGTTCATTGAAAAAGATTGCTGGGTCAGAATCACCAAAAATGTAAGGATCTGCGCCTGACCATATCATTCATGACTTATTTTCTGTTTAGTCATCATGGATTTGTTCAACATTTTTGCCATGGATATGAAACTCTTAAAGGCTCTTGGGGACTTCATGAACccttttttccttgtttaatAGGGGCTGATATTCATAAAATCATGTGATATAGAAAGAACTAGTGATGGTGGGTTGAGAATTATTCCTATAAATAGTAGCACATGAATGCCAAATAGTAAAAGTGGTATTCATACTAAAATTATGTTTTCCAAATGACCACGCAGCTGGACTTTTAGCAGGGCATGCAATGTTTTCATTTAAGTTCCTAATTCAATATCCCTGCCACATATTTCTTATCTGATGAACTAACATAATATCTCTGGTGGTTCAGTCCCTGTGCTAAGTATGAGCGTTCTGATGTTGTGACAGATTGGAGAGGAATGGGATGACAGTCTACAGTCAAAGGAACAGATTGAAGCTAACCTGCTAAACAAGTTTGAGGCAGCTGTGAGAAGGGAAAGAGCACAGGCTTATTCTTTCTCTCATCAGGTGATCAATTCCTCTGTTTCTTTTACTCTGCTGAGAGTGTGGAGGGCTCACACAGATGAATAATTAAGTATGAGAGGACAACTTAGCTATTTTTACATCCAAAAAGTTAGAAATTTGAGTAAACCGGTTTGTTAAATAGCTTAGTAGAGAGGTCGTatagataaataataaagtatGCAATGACAGCTGACTGAGCTATCTTGAAAGTTAGAAATTTACACAAACCTGTCTGTTAAATAGCTGACTCCCAATTATTTGCTTGGTCAATCTGTCAAAGTTAAGTAGATGGTGGTTTGGAAAATGGTgcagtgtaattattttttttcagataaaCATGCTTGCTTGCCAACATAGACAAGTTTGTCATTTCTTAAGCTATGTTGAACTAGTTAGTCTCTCCATTTTACCTTTGCAATTTTGCATAAACAAACACATGTTTTATGCTATAGTGcaactataagaaaaaaataggctCCGCGGAAATTGTTTACTTAAGATATGGCAATTCAATTATGAGATGCTTTGGGCAGGCATGATTTTCACCTATTTCTGAAATCGACACATGCTTGAGGCTACcttgaaactaaaaacaaattagattgCAGAAACCGCAGCGTATTTAAGATATGGCAATTCAATTTCTGAAATGCTTTGGTAAGCATAATTAATAATTTCCTTTGACATGTACGGCTTAGTGTGATTGAATGAACTCGTGGACAATCTATGAGAAAGATAATAATGGTTTCGGTCTTCGGAACCTTTTGAAGccctttaaaacattattatagTTGCAACTTTGATGTTACCACTCGTCATTTGTAAATGTCTATTAAAAGGTTCCAGTCCACTTGCATCTGGCATGGGTTGCTTTAAAAAGTGTCAATTCTCTAGTGACTTCATGAATCTGTCTTTGTTTATCAATTCTCTAGTGCCATGCAGCACAAATGTTTCGATTACAAATTTATCTTTACTGCTCACAGTCCATGCAAGTTTATTTCATGAATGGAGAATAAAGGACTATTTCATGAATGGAGAATAAAGGACTTACAAATGTTTCGATTCTCCAgtcatgaaaaaatatgttCTGTCTCTTCGGAACTACTTCCAAAAACTATTCTGGAATTGAAAACCTTCATTTTTGTGATGCTTTTGTGTACTGTGTTGATATACCATGTCAATTTTGTAGTAATCGTCgctcaaaatctaatttatctTCTGGGTCTCCATTGTGTATCTGTTTGTAGTACAAAGTTGCAGAGCTGCACTGGTCTGGACACCTATAGACTGATGTAAGTTCCTGCCCTATCtccatcttcattttcatttttttagatgaaaaattgcATGTCTTTGTACCTGCATGATCAATTACCGTGTGTTCTGCAATTGACAAATTTCATAGCTGTTGTTGATTGTCTTCTGTTTACTGTGCCTTCatcaattgttttgaatttagcaAAATTTAATTGCTTCTATATACTGCTTGTCTGTTGTTCTTTGTTTATGTACTGTAGCAAATATATTctgttctatttgttttttccctctgtttttgttttccaaACAGCATGATGGCAATGAAGTGTTGcttgataattcaaattttttatcatgGCTGAAACTGAGTTTTCTGAGCAGTTCAAAATTAATGGGTTGCAATTAACATTTCATTACAAATGAACGTGAACATTCCCATTCAAATACATGTATGTGCTGAACATTTActgttatattattgttataatcAACGGTTTATGTATGTGccactatttatttgatatcatttattgatttcaaattttttttaaatgtgttaaaAGATATCATGGAAGGTCTTGAATCTTTTGATAAGGCTGCTTGGACAAAAGACATGTTGCATATATTTTGTGATATATGCATTAAGGCAATTGATATGGGAATGAAACCTAATACTCATTTCGATAAAACGGGGTGGAAATTTCTTATAAcatcattcaaagaacaaactGGGCATGCATTCACtaaaacacaattgaaaaacaaatgggatggATGCAAAAAGGATTGGAGGATATGGAATAAGCTGGTTTCACAAACCGGTGTTGGTTGGAATAGTGAAATAGGCACAATTGCAGCTAGCGATGAGTGGtggaaacaaaaaattcaggtaCATTCCTTGTCatcctaataattttttttattattgtcaaaTTCCAGCCCTAAAATTTTACTAGTATTGATCCTTCattacttgatttaatttatacgCAAGAAATTAGAGGAGCCAAAAAATTCAGACATGTCGGTATTGAGCCATCtttgaagaataaatttgaCCGAATGTATTCCAACATTGTCGCAACTGGAGCGTTTGCATGGGCTCCTTCATCAGGTGTACCTGCCGGCAGTGGTGTTGATCCTGGTACAAGCAATGCCGACATTGTTGATGATGGTTTGGAAGAGGGCAGCGGTGATTCGGAGGAAGATGTCAATCCAGATTTCCAGACTGACATGGCTCGAATGGTTGGAGAGATAAATATGTCAACCAGCAGCAATACAAAAAGCagcggcaaaagaaaaggacgaGATCATGCCGATGTGCGAtgtagaaagaagaaaacatctgGAATTGGTGTTCAGCTGATGACAAGGTGCAATCATCTTCTTGAGAGTATGTCGACTAAGAGTGATTCGACGTCGATTAATTTGGATCGCGAAGGCTGTAGCATCCCCGAGGTGATAGCTGAGCTGCACTCAATTCCTGGAGTTTCAATTGAAGATGACTTCCACGACTTCGCTACGGAGTTTCTCATTTCAAGAAGGAAAAGATAAATGTGGGCCAGTATGGGCGATAAACAACAAAAGTTAAGATGGTTGCAGCGAATGTATGCACGAACTAAACGTGCTTAGCTGACATGGTATGATTTAAGTAGCTTAACTGTTAATCAATTAAAGTATGTTCAAGTGCTTACgatatttatacatgtttatttttttgttgcaggGTAATGGGATGACGGTTTTTAAAAGAGTAGTTTCCATTTGCCGAAGTTTGTTCGAGGCATTGTATTATTCCACATTTGATTTTAAGGCATATGAGCATATGCGTTTGCGGTAATTTATGTActgttatatttattaaactgcTTTGCGGGAGTAAACAAACTTGTatgagaaattggtggttgtaATGTTGTATTTTATCTACGAATTACAATGTTCAATGGTTGACCCTTTAATGGAATTGCTTGTTAATTTACATGAAATGGTTGTTCAAAATTACCTTAACTGTTTTGTTaactgtatatttttatttgttgccgTGAGGTCTGCTGGGAATAATGCTACATGCTGCTGTGTTTCTTTCCttagctttaattttttcaattggttAGCTACTGTGAGATTGACATGCTGCTGGTCATTCCATCCTtggctgtattttttttttccattaggtAGTTAGCTAGATGCTCATGTATGTCCTGTGTGGATTAGGAATACATCTAACTCTGGAAACATTAGGCATGCATGTAGAAACCAGGAGATAAGCTTTGTATGAGATGGAGAGAGGGTTGAGATAAGAAGATGACATTTGCTACATTGTTTACCTTTActgttaattcttttttctttgctgcCATGAGGTTTGATAATACATGCTGCCGTGTTTCTTTCATTTACTGgaattttttcaattggttAGCTACTGTGAGCTTGACATGTTGTAGGTGAATTTTTAATTGGCTGTAATTGTTTCCATTTGCTAGCTACTGTGATCTTGTGAGGTCTGAAAAAGCAACCCCTTTTGCAGTtactgtttgtgtttttttcattgttgctGTGAGGTGATGGGACAAATGTTGATgctgttttttacttttctttgttgttgGTCGTCCTATTGCTTCAGAAACTTGGAACTCTGTTTTTATTGGAAATGAATGGCAGGATGGTGTACATATATGAGATGTGAACTCTGTTTTTGGCAGGATGGTGTACATATATGAGCTGTGAACTCTTTTTTGCAGGATGGTGTACATATATGAGCTGTAAAAGTAACATTATATTGCTACTTTTACAGCACATGCATACATGTGAATGAATGTAtttatgttgaaagatgaaaaatatgACATGTGAACTCTGTTTTTGGCAGGATGGTGTACATATATGAGCTGTGAACTCTGTTTTTTGCAGGATGGTGTACATATATGAGCTGTAAAAGTAACATTATATGCTACTTTTACAGCACATGCATACATGTGAATGAATGTACttatgttgaaagatgaaaaattgtaaaatagaCGTGAGCTGCATtgaaattttctatataaaaaggaatgtttgcatcatatttttcaatgaaatagCTTTCTTCATAACAAGCTTCAAAAAACCTCTCAGCAGAatacttcttttttgttggctTTACAGGTATGGAAAAAACTTATGTTGAACTAactttttgatagtttttgaattgaatgatatataattatttaaagttttttttattaacaacatataattttttttcttttttacatgtaaTTGAAGTTATGGCTGATCCACGATTTAATGACATATTGAATGAAGATTTCGATTGTAATTATGATACTATAATGAACCGCATTGtagatcaaattaattatccttGTGAAGGTAGTGGTGCCTCAGTTGATGGTGCTGGAGATGACAGTAATGGAAACGATTCCGACGATAGTAGTGGCAGTGGCAGTGGCAGTGGCAGTGACAGTGATAGTGACAGTGATGGTGACGATGCATTTATTATAAGGAGGCATCttgataggaaaaaattaattatttgcgtAGCTGGagctataaattattattataataattatatgtttAAAGAACCATGTATGGTT
This region of Populus alba chromosome 3, ASM523922v2, whole genome shotgun sequence genomic DNA includes:
- the LOC118028772 gene encoding uncharacterized protein, encoding MYSNIVATGAFAWAPSSGVPAGSGVDPGTSNADIVDDGLEEGSGDSEEDVNPDFQTDMARMVGEINMSTSSNTKSSGKRKGRDHADVRCRKKKTSGIGVQLMTRCNHLLESMSTKSDSTSINLDREGCSIPEVIAELHSIPGVSIEDDFHDFATEFLISRRKR